Proteins from a single region of Bdellovibrio svalbardensis:
- a CDS encoding penicillin acylase family protein — MIKKLKKILVTTLSILFILSIAVFFFLRRSLAPLDGTMYVKNLSGPIRVLRDEYGIPHIYAQSKTDALRALGYVMASERLFQMEMSRRMTQGTLSEVVGDVALKSDKLYRSLGLRHTMEEMLANKMKSGEFDEKMFAEMEAYCDGINQYQSTHPLPYGMTLLRIKPRPFTPIDAYIMTGHMAYSFGVALKNDILMTSLAKNLTPGLFQDLRNDKLQTPLKFADAKTEALRILEPMMIATENHFSPYFDGSNSWLIGPQRSQSGKSILANDPHIGFSHPAVWFEAHIHTPTFELYGHYLPMVPFAVLGHSRHHAWGFTMSQTDDMDLYREKVDHEKKMVMFNKQWQPYRARSETILVKDKPATSFQVIETPHGPLMDEVLEEKNIALKWAFHTKGNDPITALYKMGEAKTMKDFEEALKPVSAPGLNVMYADPRNIAWWSVGDYAVKNNPNSDLILEGSSGDDEYQRLFTWDEKPHLVNPPSGIIVTANSRPTAAPAEMRGDWQADDRYQTIIGALSEKDLWKSDDFKELQTLNYNSNTPVILEKLLKQLSLNPAEQTKYGALLEKLRKWDLHSELNSSEASLYHQWNAENMTLLLSGLNEKEREAYLNTTHAWVFYKRVLKDENSEWWQRKSQKNLITEGFKKAVTKWTTLPTWGEIHTIEYVHPLGRSFPLNLIFNLGPYPIPGAYNEINNNKQRNLGADFKVLAGASTRRIVDFAKPQTSWGINPIGISEHILSPFYKDEVHMFIKGEYRPQLMDLQDIQKNQSHDLILR; from the coding sequence ATGATAAAAAAACTTAAAAAGATACTTGTTACCACCCTCTCAATTCTTTTTATTCTCTCCATTGCAGTCTTTTTCTTTTTAAGAAGATCCCTGGCTCCACTCGATGGAACTATGTACGTCAAAAACCTCTCCGGCCCCATCCGCGTCCTTCGCGATGAATACGGAATTCCTCACATCTATGCTCAATCCAAAACAGACGCTCTGCGCGCCCTCGGATATGTCATGGCCAGCGAAAGACTCTTTCAAATGGAAATGTCGCGCCGTATGACTCAGGGAACACTTTCGGAAGTTGTTGGCGATGTCGCTTTGAAAAGCGACAAACTTTATCGCAGCCTGGGCCTTCGCCACACCATGGAAGAAATGCTTGCGAACAAAATGAAGTCTGGGGAGTTCGACGAAAAAATGTTCGCCGAGATGGAAGCCTACTGTGATGGCATCAATCAGTATCAATCAACCCATCCGCTCCCTTATGGCATGACTCTTTTGCGTATCAAACCTCGCCCTTTTACGCCAATTGATGCCTACATTATGACAGGGCATATGGCCTATAGCTTTGGTGTCGCACTGAAAAACGATATCCTTATGACCTCTTTGGCAAAAAACCTCACGCCAGGACTGTTTCAAGATCTTCGCAATGACAAACTACAAACTCCCTTGAAATTTGCAGATGCTAAAACAGAGGCCTTGAGAATCTTAGAGCCAATGATGATCGCTACGGAAAATCATTTTTCTCCGTACTTTGATGGCAGCAACTCTTGGTTGATAGGTCCACAACGATCTCAATCCGGAAAAAGCATCCTGGCCAACGATCCTCACATTGGATTTTCTCATCCCGCTGTTTGGTTTGAGGCCCATATTCACACGCCTACTTTTGAGCTTTATGGCCACTATTTGCCGATGGTTCCGTTTGCAGTTTTAGGTCACTCTCGCCATCACGCCTGGGGCTTTACAATGTCACAAACCGACGATATGGATTTGTACCGCGAGAAAGTGGACCATGAAAAGAAGATGGTGATGTTCAACAAGCAATGGCAACCCTATCGCGCGCGATCGGAAACAATTCTTGTTAAAGACAAGCCAGCCACATCTTTCCAAGTCATAGAAACTCCCCACGGCCCCTTGATGGACGAAGTCCTCGAGGAAAAGAATATTGCATTGAAGTGGGCTTTCCATACCAAAGGAAACGATCCTATCACGGCTCTCTATAAGATGGGCGAAGCCAAAACCATGAAGGATTTTGAAGAGGCCTTAAAACCTGTCTCTGCTCCTGGCTTGAATGTGATGTACGCAGACCCTCGAAATATTGCCTGGTGGAGTGTTGGTGACTACGCTGTTAAAAACAATCCCAACTCAGACCTGATCCTTGAAGGCAGCTCGGGCGATGATGAATACCAAAGACTTTTCACTTGGGACGAAAAACCTCATCTGGTGAATCCCCCATCGGGAATCATTGTTACCGCCAACTCCCGCCCCACAGCCGCCCCCGCAGAAATGCGTGGCGATTGGCAAGCCGATGATCGCTACCAGACAATTATAGGAGCACTCTCAGAGAAAGATCTTTGGAAGTCTGACGATTTTAAAGAGCTGCAAACCTTAAACTACAATTCAAACACGCCCGTTATTCTTGAAAAGCTCTTGAAGCAATTGAGTCTGAACCCGGCAGAGCAAACGAAATATGGCGCATTACTTGAGAAACTAAGAAAGTGGGATCTTCATTCGGAATTAAACTCTTCTGAAGCAAGCCTCTACCATCAATGGAATGCAGAAAATATGACCCTCCTACTGAGTGGTCTGAATGAAAAAGAGCGCGAGGCCTATTTGAACACCACCCACGCCTGGGTGTTCTACAAACGCGTTCTAAAAGACGAAAACTCCGAATGGTGGCAAAGAAAATCACAAAAAAATCTGATCACCGAGGGCTTCAAAAAGGCCGTCACAAAATGGACTACCCTGCCCACCTGGGGAGAGATTCATACGATTGAATATGTTCATCCGCTAGGACGAAGCTTTCCTCTAAATCTGATTTTCAATTTAGGCCCTTATCCTATTCCGGGCGCCTACAATGAGATCAACAACAACAAACAAAGAAATCTCGGGGCCGACTTCAAAGTCCTGGCCGGAGCCTCTACACGCAGAATCGTCGATTTCGCAAAACCACAAACCAGTTGGGGCATCAACCCCATCGGCATCTCAGAACACATCCTCTCGCCTTTCTACAAAGACGAAGTCCACATGTTCATCAAAGGCGAATACCGCCCCCAACTCATGGACCTGCAAGACATCCAAAAGAATCAATCCCACGACCTGATCCTCCGATAA